A window of Acidimicrobiales bacterium genomic DNA:
GTTTCGCCTCGACCGCGACGCCGCCGAGGAGCTGCGCCGTGCGCACTTCACGCTGTTGCGACGCTCGATCGCCACATCGGGGGCCAGAGAGGTCAAGAGCCTCGGCGACGGGCTGATGGTCGCCTCGGTCAGCGTCTCGGACGCCCTCGACTGCGCGCTCGCCATGCAGCGGGGCGTCGCCGTCCACAACCGGCGCGCCGGCGAGCAGCTGAGCGTGCGCATCGGGATCAGCACCGGCGACGCCACCAGAGAGGACGACGACTACTTCGGCCTGCCCGTTGTGGAGGCGGCTCGACTGTGCGCTGCGGCCAGCGGCGGCCAGGTCCTCATGACCGAGGTGGTCCGCATGGCCGCCGGCGCCCGTTCGGGGCACGCCTTCAAACCCGTCGGACCCCTCGCGCTGGACGGCCTGCCCGAGCCGCTCGTCGCCTGCGAGCTGACGTGGACCCCACCGCCCGACCGCGCCATACCGCTGCCCACACGGCTCTCGGTTCGCCCACCGGCTGGTTTCGTCGGGCGGGGCCACGAACGCTCCAAGCTGGCCAGTACGGCAGACGTCGCAACGCGTCAGCGTCGCGTGGTGCTCGTGTCAGGTGAGCCCGGCATCGGCAAGACGGCCCTGGCATCCGAGGTGGCGACCACGGCGCGCGACTCGGGCGCGGATGTGCTTTACGGGCGCTGTGACGCCGACGTCGGCCGGCCCTACCAGCCGTTCGTCGAGGCCCTCACGCATTACGTCGCCCACAGCCCCGAGTCGGTGCTCGACGCTCACGTGGCCGAGCATGGTGGTGAGCTTGCCCGTCTCGTGCCCGAGCTGCGTCGCCGCATCGCTGGTGTGCCGCCGCCCCAGACCGACGACGCCGACGCCGAGCGCTCCATGCTGTTCGGAAGCGTCGTCGCCCTTCTCGCCGCCGCGTCCCGCGACGCGCCACTGGTGCTGGTCCTCGACGACCTGCACTGGGCGGACAAGCCGACCCTGTCACTGTTCAGGCACCTGGTGACCTCCGACACGCCGATGGCGCTTCTCGTCATCGGGACTTACCGTGACTCCGACCTGTCGGCGACCCATTCGCTTACCTCGGTCCTCGCCGATCTCCGTCGGGAGACAAACGTCGACCGGCTGACCCTCGAGGGCCTGGCCGCGACCGAGCTCATCGAGCTGATGGAGTCGGCTGCCGGGCACCGCCTGGACCAGCCTGGCCGCGAGCTGGCTCGGGCGCTCCACCGCGAGACCGACGGCAACCCGTTCTTCGCCGCGGAGATCCTTCGCCATCTGGTCGAGTCGGGGATGATCGTGCAAACGGACGGCCACTGGACCTCGACGCTCGACCTCCGCCAGGTGGGCCTGCCCGGCAGCGTGCGCGAAGTCGTTGCGCAGCGGGTGGCGCGCCTCGGGGACCTGGCCGCCCGAGCACTGAGAGTGGGCGCCGTCGTCGGCCGTGACTTCGGCCTCGACGTCGTCAGCCGCGTGCTGAGCGACGTCCCGGAGGATGCGCTGATCGAAGCGCTCGAGGCGGCCGTGGAGGCGTCGCTGCTGGTCGAGGTGGCCGACTCGACAGAGGGTTTCAGCTTCGTGCACGCCCTCATCAGGCGGACCCTCTACGACGACCTGAGCGGTGTCCGCCGTCGACGGCTGCACCATCGCGTCGCCGAGGCCCTCGAGGACGTGTGCGGAGACGACCTGGGTGGGCGCGTCGGGGCCCTTGCCCACCAGTGGGCCGAGGCCCGCCTCGACGATCCCGGACGGGCCATCTCCTATGCCCAGCAGGCCGGCCAGGCCGCCATGGCCCAGCTGGCGCCCGACGAGGCTCTGCGATGGTTCACCCGGGCCCTGGACCTGGCCGGAGACGGCGGGGTTCGCGGGGTCGGCGGGGTCGGCGCTCGCCCAAACGCGGATGCCAGGCGGCGCTGCGACTTGCTCATTGGGCTCGGAGAGGCCCAGCGGCAAGCGGGTGAGCCGTCCCATCGGGAGACCCTGCTGGAGGCAGCCGAGATCGCCCAAAAGCTCGGGGACCGCGACCGATTGGTTGCGGCCGCCCTGGCCAACAATCGCGGCTTCCACAGCGCCACGGGCGTCGTGGACGTCGAGCGGGTAGCGGTGCTGCGGGCCGCGCTCGACGCAGTGGCGGGGTGCGACGGCCCGGCGCCAGCTTTGCTGTTGGCGACGCAGGCGGTCGAGGCTACCTACAGCGGCGACTGGCAAGGTCGACGACTTCTCGCCGACCATGCCCTCGATGCGGCTCGGCGGATCGGCGACAAGCCGACTCTCACCCGGGTGCTGACGCTGCGCTTTCCGACCCTCAACGTCCCCGATACCGTCGACGAACGCCACGCTCAGGCTGAAGAAGCCCTGCAGATGGCGGATGCGCTCGGTGACCCGGTCCTGCGGGGCTACGCCACGTGGTTCTGTCTCTGGTCCTGCGCCGAGCGCGGGGATCTCCTGGAGGCCGACCGCCATCTGGAGCAGCTGCAGGGGCTGGCCGACCGCGTCGGGCAGTCCTTCCTGCGCTACACGGTCGCCTTCAGCGGCTCCTGGCGGGCGCTCCTCGCCGGCCGGATCGAAGAGGCCGAGGTGCTGGCGGGCGAGGCGCTCCAGATCGGCAACGACAGCGGGCAGCCCGAGGCCCAGCCGCTCTACATCAGCCAGCTGTGTGAGATCCGCCGGTACCAGGGCCAACTGGATGAGGTCGTCGAGCTGCTCGCCCAGGTCACGGCGGACAACCCCGGGATCCCGGGCCTGCGGGCTCACCTGGCCGGCACATACTGCGAGCTCGACCGTGATGCCGACGCTGCCGCCGTGCTCGTCCCGGACCTCGGCGACACCTTCGCCGCCTTCCCCTACGACCCGCTGTGGCTGGTCGGGATGGCGCTGCTGGCCTCCGCCTGCGCCCACCTCGGCATGGCCCAGCCGGCCGCGGTCCTCTACGACCGTCTGGCTCCGTTCGAGGACCAGCTCCCGTTCGCCGGTAGCGCCGTGTACGGCTCGGTCGCCTACTACCTCGGCCTCCTGGCCAGCACCATGGGCCGCTACGACGACGCGGACACCCACTTCTCGGCCGCGGCCGGCCGCCACGACAACATCGGCGCCGTGTACTGGCTGGCCGTCACCCGCCTCGACTGGGCTCGCATGCTGCTGGCCCGAGACCGTGCCGGCGACGCCGCCCGGGCCTGGGCGCTGGCGGAGCAGGCGCGCGCCGTCGCCGGCGATCTGGGCTTCTCGGCAATCCAGCGCCGAGGCGCCGCCCTCCTGGCGACTCACTAGCGGTTGGCTACGGTTGCGCCGGAGCCCCGATCCGGCCGAAATGTACGGCCGGCCCGGGAGGCCGGCCCGCAGGGAGGTTCAGCACGGCATGACAGATCCGCTCGCACAGAAGGAGCCGCTCTCGTTGGCCGACGCCACGGCCACGCTCACGGCTCCAGGGCAGATGTTCGAGATCGGCGAGGAAGTGATCCGCGGGGTGCCGACCCGGGTGTGGAAGCACGCGCCGCCGACGTTGCGGGCCGTCCTGGAGCTGTCCCGGGGCCATGGTGACGCGACCTACCTGGTCTACGAGGACGAGCGGACCACCTACGAGGAGCACTTCCTGGCCGCGGCCACCCTCACCCGGACGCTCATCGACCGCTACGGGGTGCGCAAGGGCGACCGGGTGGCCATCGCCATGCGCAACTTCCCCGAATGGGTCCTGTCCTTCTGGGCAGCCGCCGCCGCTGGTGCCGTCGTCGTGCCCCTCAACGCCTGGTGGACCGGGCCGGAGCTGGCGTTCGCCCTCGACGACTCCGGCGCCAAGCTGCTCTTCGCCGACGCCGAGCGGGCCGAACGCCTTGCGCCCCACCTCGGGGATCTCGGATTGGAGCAGGTGATCGTCGCCCGGGCGGACGACGCCGTAGCGCCCGCGCACGACCGCTTCGAGGAACTGCTCGGTACCCCGGTTGGCGACGCCGCTCTCCCCGAGGTCGACATCGGCCCCGAGGACGACGCCACGATCTTCTACACATCGGGCACGACGGGCAGGCCCAAGGGAGCGGTCGGGACCCACCGCAACATCTGCACCAACCTCATGAGCCTGTTCTTCGTGGCCATGCAGGGTGGCCTGCGTGCCGGTACCGCGCCCGGCGATGGTGGCGGACAGAACGCGTACCTGCTGAGCGTGCCGCTGTTCCACGCCACTGGCTGTCACTCGGTGCTGGTGGCGAACACGGCCGCCGGGGGCAAGCTGGTCATCATGCGCCGCTGGGACCCCGAGCGGGCCCTGGAGCTCATCGAGCGCGAACGGATCACGACCTTCGGCGGGGTCCCGGCGATGGTGTGGCAGGTGCTGGACTCGCCGGACTTCTCCCGCCGCGACACCTCGAGCGTCAGGAGCATCGGCTACGGCGGCGCGCCCGCCCCGCCCGAGCTGGTCCGGCGGATCAAGGCCCACTTCCCGACGGGCCATCCCTCCAACGGCTACGGCCTGACGGAGACCTCCTCGCTCACGACCATGAACAGCGGATCGGACTACGAGCGCAAGCCCGACAGCGT
This region includes:
- a CDS encoding AAA family ATPase; this encodes MGSTETVTILFTDMVGSTTATFRLDRDAAEELRRAHFTLLRRSIATSGAREVKSLGDGLMVASVSVSDALDCALAMQRGVAVHNRRAGEQLSVRIGISTGDATREDDDYFGLPVVEAARLCAAASGGQVLMTEVVRMAAGARSGHAFKPVGPLALDGLPEPLVACELTWTPPPDRAIPLPTRLSVRPPAGFVGRGHERSKLASTADVATRQRRVVLVSGEPGIGKTALASEVATTARDSGADVLYGRCDADVGRPYQPFVEALTHYVAHSPESVLDAHVAEHGGELARLVPELRRRIAGVPPPQTDDADAERSMLFGSVVALLAAASRDAPLVLVLDDLHWADKPTLSLFRHLVTSDTPMALLVIGTYRDSDLSATHSLTSVLADLRRETNVDRLTLEGLAATELIELMESAAGHRLDQPGRELARALHRETDGNPFFAAEILRHLVESGMIVQTDGHWTSTLDLRQVGLPGSVREVVAQRVARLGDLAARALRVGAVVGRDFGLDVVSRVLSDVPEDALIEALEAAVEASLLVEVADSTEGFSFVHALIRRTLYDDLSGVRRRRLHHRVAEALEDVCGDDLGGRVGALAHQWAEARLDDPGRAISYAQQAGQAAMAQLAPDEALRWFTRALDLAGDGGVRGVGGVGARPNADARRRCDLLIGLGEAQRQAGEPSHRETLLEAAEIAQKLGDRDRLVAAALANNRGFHSATGVVDVERVAVLRAALDAVAGCDGPAPALLLATQAVEATYSGDWQGRRLLADHALDAARRIGDKPTLTRVLTLRFPTLNVPDTVDERHAQAEEALQMADALGDPVLRGYATWFCLWSCAERGDLLEADRHLEQLQGLADRVGQSFLRYTVAFSGSWRALLAGRIEEAEVLAGEALQIGNDSGQPEAQPLYISQLCEIRRYQGQLDEVVELLAQVTADNPGIPGLRAHLAGTYCELDRDADAAAVLVPDLGDTFAAFPYDPLWLVGMALLASACAHLGMAQPAAVLYDRLAPFEDQLPFAGSAVYGSVAYYLGLLASTMGRYDDADTHFSAAAGRHDNIGAVYWLAVTRLDWARMLLARDRAGDAARAWALAEQARAVAGDLGFSAIQRRGAALLATH
- a CDS encoding class I adenylate-forming enzyme family protein, whose product is MTDPLAQKEPLSLADATATLTAPGQMFEIGEEVIRGVPTRVWKHAPPTLRAVLELSRGHGDATYLVYEDERTTYEEHFLAAATLTRTLIDRYGVRKGDRVAIAMRNFPEWVLSFWAAAAAGAVVVPLNAWWTGPELAFALDDSGAKLLFADAERAERLAPHLGDLGLEQVIVARADDAVAPAHDRFEELLGTPVGDAALPEVDIGPEDDATIFYTSGTTGRPKGAVGTHRNICTNLMSLFFVAMQGGLRAGTAPGDGGGQNAYLLSVPLFHATGCHSVLVANTAAGGKLVIMRRWDPERALELIERERITTFGGVPAMVWQVLDSPDFSRRDTSSVRSIGYGGAPAPPELVRRIKAHFPTGHPSNGYGLTETSSLTTMNSGSDYERKPDSVGPPVPVVDVKVVGEDGIDLAAGETGELWVKGPNVVRGYWDNPEATAATFTQGWLHTGDVAEIDEEGFVHIVDRAKDMVIRGGENVYSVEVESVLFEHPGVIDAAVIGIPHPVLGEEVGAVVQIRPGADVGAEDLREHVAAHLAAFKVPVR